From Diaminobutyricibacter sp. McL0608, one genomic window encodes:
- a CDS encoding dipeptide/oligopeptide/nickel ABC transporter permease/ATP-binding protein → MTQTAPMPDPSLTVAVEESGARVSLFRRLLKNPVGLIAMLFLALLVLSAIFAPWLAPHDPNAASLNDVLDPISAKHPLGADSAGRDVLSRLLYATRFSLAGALVALIVAAVIGVTGGLFAGYYGKWFDSVSSWLTSLLMALPGIVVLLAARAVIGPSLWASMVIFGVILSPAFFRLVYASVTAVRNELYVDAARVSGLGDASIIGRHILTVVRAPVIIQAAMVTGIAIAVQAGLDFLGLGDMNIPTWGSMLNDGFANIYKDPLLMLWPSLAIALTCIALTLLANAMRDELERTAAKKTRKSKVKTDTGIVHEAVVRHPDDSRTLEGVGEVLLSIEHLSVGYDQPDGSIKHVVNDVSLEVRRGEVHGLIGESGSGKTQTAWSVLRLLPEGGRVTGGSITFEGKDLANASEKEMTRLRGRTIAYIPQEPMSNLDASFTIGSQLVEPMRVCLSLSKKEAKERALELLAKVGIPNPQRTFAAYPHEVSGGMAQRVLIAGAISCNPDLLIADEPTTALDVTVQADILDLLRNLQDELNMGVVLVTHNFGVVADLCDRVSVMRNGRIVESGPVRAIFANPEHVYTKALFDDILEEGAARGELVTTSATIEGERS, encoded by the coding sequence ATGACTCAGACTGCCCCGATGCCGGACCCGTCCCTGACCGTCGCGGTCGAGGAGTCCGGTGCTCGCGTATCCCTCTTCCGCCGGCTGCTGAAGAACCCGGTCGGCCTCATCGCGATGCTCTTCCTCGCGCTGCTGGTGCTCAGCGCCATCTTCGCTCCGTGGCTCGCGCCGCACGACCCGAACGCCGCATCCCTGAATGACGTTCTCGACCCGATCAGCGCCAAGCATCCGCTCGGCGCGGACAGTGCGGGCCGGGATGTGCTGAGCCGGCTCCTCTATGCGACCCGCTTCAGTCTCGCCGGCGCTCTCGTCGCCCTGATCGTCGCCGCCGTCATCGGCGTGACCGGCGGACTCTTCGCCGGCTACTACGGCAAGTGGTTCGATTCGGTGTCGTCGTGGCTGACCAGTCTCCTGATGGCGCTTCCGGGCATCGTCGTGCTGCTGGCGGCACGCGCCGTCATCGGCCCGTCGCTGTGGGCGTCGATGGTCATCTTCGGTGTCATCCTCTCTCCCGCGTTCTTCCGGCTGGTGTACGCCTCGGTCACCGCGGTGCGCAACGAGCTCTACGTCGACGCAGCGCGCGTCTCGGGGCTCGGCGACGCCAGCATCATCGGCCGCCACATCCTGACCGTGGTACGGGCACCCGTCATCATCCAGGCCGCGATGGTCACCGGCATCGCGATCGCCGTGCAGGCCGGGCTGGACTTCCTGGGGCTCGGCGACATGAACATCCCGACCTGGGGTTCCATGCTGAACGACGGCTTCGCGAACATCTACAAGGATCCGCTGCTCATGCTGTGGCCGAGCCTCGCGATCGCGCTGACCTGTATCGCGCTCACGCTGCTCGCCAACGCGATGCGCGACGAGCTCGAGCGGACCGCGGCGAAGAAGACGCGCAAATCGAAGGTGAAGACCGACACGGGCATCGTGCACGAAGCGGTCGTGCGCCACCCCGACGACTCCCGCACCCTCGAAGGCGTCGGTGAGGTGCTCCTCTCGATCGAGCACCTGTCGGTCGGCTACGACCAGCCCGACGGCTCGATCAAGCACGTCGTCAACGACGTGTCGCTCGAGGTGCGCCGCGGTGAGGTGCACGGTCTGATCGGCGAGTCCGGCTCGGGCAAGACGCAGACCGCGTGGTCGGTGCTCCGGCTGCTGCCCGAAGGCGGCCGGGTCACGGGCGGTTCCATCACGTTCGAGGGCAAGGACCTGGCGAACGCCAGCGAGAAGGAGATGACGCGCCTCCGCGGTCGCACCATCGCCTACATCCCGCAGGAGCCCATGTCGAACCTGGATGCGTCGTTCACGATCGGCAGCCAGCTGGTCGAACCGATGCGGGTGTGCCTGAGCCTCTCCAAGAAGGAGGCGAAGGAACGCGCGCTCGAGCTGCTGGCGAAGGTCGGCATCCCGAACCCGCAGCGCACCTTCGCGGCCTACCCCCACGAGGTCTCCGGCGGCATGGCGCAGCGCGTGCTGATCGCCGGCGCGATCTCCTGCAACCCCGACCTGCTGATCGCCGACGAGCCGACGACGGCCCTGGACGTGACCGTGCAGGCCGACATCCTCGACCTGCTGCGCAACCTGCAGGACGAACTGAACATGGGCGTCGTTCTCGTCACGCACAACTTCGGCGTCGTCGCCGACCTGTGCGACCGCGTCTCGGTCATGCGCAACGGGCGCATCGTCGAGTCGGGGCCGGTGCGTGCGATCTTCGCCAACCCTGAGCACGTCTACACGAAGGCACTGTTCGACGACATCCTCGAAGAGGGCGCAGCCCGCGGGGAACTCGTCACGACCAGCGCGACCATCGAAGGAGAACGGTCATGA